One region of Enterobacter ludwigii genomic DNA includes:
- the hemG gene encoding menaquinone-dependent protoporphyrinogen IX dehydrogenase, translating into MKTLILFSTRDGQTREIAAYLASELKELGIYSDVVNLNRVGQITWQDYDRVVIGASIRYGHFHPALDRFVKKHTAVLNKLPGAFYSVNLVARKAEKRTPQTNSYTRKFLLNSPWQPDLCAVFAGALRYPRYRWYDRFMIRLIMKMTGGETDTRKEVVYTDWSQVASFAREIAHLSGDSRVK; encoded by the coding sequence ATGAAAACACTGATTCTTTTCTCTACCCGAGATGGACAAACGCGTGAGATTGCCGCGTATCTGGCGTCGGAATTAAAAGAGCTGGGAATTTACTCTGATGTGGTGAACCTGAATCGTGTCGGACAGATTACCTGGCAGGATTACGATCGCGTGGTGATTGGCGCGTCAATTCGTTACGGTCATTTTCATCCGGCACTTGATCGCTTCGTGAAAAAGCACACCGCGGTGCTCAACAAATTGCCTGGCGCGTTCTACTCGGTCAATCTGGTTGCTCGTAAAGCAGAGAAGCGTACGCCGCAGACCAACAGCTACACGCGCAAGTTCTTGCTGAACTCTCCATGGCAGCCAGACCTTTGTGCCGTCTTTGCTGGTGCGCTGCGTTATCCTCGCTATCGCTGGTATGACCGCTTCATGATCCGCCTGATTATGAAGATGACGGGGGGCGAAACCGATACGCGTAAAGAAGTGGTTTATACCGACTGGTCGCAGGTGGCCAGTTTTGCGCGGGAAATCGCGCATTTATCGGGCGATTCGCGGGTTAAATAA